From one Maniola jurtina chromosome 5, ilManJurt1.1, whole genome shotgun sequence genomic stretch:
- the LOC123865515 gene encoding S-adenosylmethionine mitochondrial carrier protein-like, with amino-acid sequence MENPGKVKTPASYVSPLFAGATAGLSVDVTLYPLDTLKTRLQSQQGFYKAGGFSGVYRGLLTVATSSMPTSALFFASYEATKTLCQPLVLPQYAPLVHMFAASVGETIACLIRVPTEIAKQRKQTYTGTEKRSSIRILLHAFRTEGLRKGVYRGFLSTVVRDLPFSFIELPIWEMLKTAVRERNDGKITSFQSALCGSIAGGFAAAATTPLDLAKTRIMLAEDYAATRKLRIRPVLSDIYLQSGVRGLFAGVTPRATAFMFGGFVFFGVYDYSKSLYDTYLQR; translated from the exons ATGGAGAACCCAGGAAAGGTTAAGACTCCTGCGTCATATGTATCACCATTATTc GCAGGTGCTACAGCGGGTCTATCTGTGGATGTGACCCTGTATCCTCTAGACACGTTGAAGACTCGGCTGCAGAGCCAGCAGGGGTTCTATAAAGCTGGCGGATTCAGTGGAGTCTATAGAG GTCTATTGACAGTAGCCACAAGTTCTATGCCCACTAGTGCATTGTTCTTCGCGTCGTACGAAGCCACGAAGACTCTTTGCCAACCGCTGGTGTTGCCACAGTATGCCCCACTGGTCCACATGTTCGCGGCCAGCGTTGGGGAGACG ATCGCATGCCTGATTCGCGTTCCCACTGAGATCGCGAAGCAAAGGAAACAGACATACACCGGCACAGAGAAACGCAGCAGCATTCGAATATTATTACAT GCTTTCCGAACAGAAGGTCTTCGCAAGGGGGTCTACCGAGGCTTTCTATCCACAGTCGTCAGAGACCTGCCTTTTAGCTTTATAGAGTTGCCGATATGGGAGATGTTGAAGACTGCTGTCAGAGAGAGAAACGACGGGAAAATTACCAGTTTTCAG AGTGCACTATGCGGCTCCATAGCCGGCGGATTTGCAGCCGCCGCCACCACTCCGCTAGACCTCGCGAAGACACGTATAATGTTGGCGGAAGACTACGCGGCGACCAGAAAACTCCGCATAAGGCCGGTTCTATCAGACATCTACCTTCAGTCCGGCGTGAGAGGTCTGTTCGCGGGTGTAACGCCAAGGGCAACGGCTTTTATGTTCGGGGGATTCGTTTTCTTCGGCGTTTACGATTATTCTAAGTCACTTTACGACACATACTTACAAAGATAG
- the LOC123865510 gene encoding cilia- and flagella-associated protein 45 encodes MPKTIKNLHEGIKYHKIRKGSEPGCYQLHRPSQCRLKFPITNRPIHKCEESEHKYTMVPQTDGWRPLLIPKVEPNFYPAVMKKNEYERLKKQARIVTQEEQIQAMQAQEAAIQKAAKESEERKQRLKEQLKPQPGAEAASGTADPELEGPDQAAHTLSRAEILRANNMQGPRLCNRIILASKCHAIRDAQISEKDLIKKELDEEEKRLDAIMEENRQAAVRRAEEEEERRHQLRLQNLSALKEQIKAHETAKIMEAERIEEESIRVNQANIAVQIDEAQKLKEKHGRQAKLKEMLDQGNAELLYYKQIQNEEERIMDLRISNFLKQKQEREARNRAEAEAIKVAKQKGIDHIAKAQKAEQELKEELERIRNLKIQEDVEREYRRKEREAAIKRNNEMKRLHEARVQQINDIHRLIAREIAKDEQSFNNAARQNEEFIRKEKELVEKHKARVEQHRQEIMKQINDKERARAELREKIHNEGVALRMEQEQQEKYERRVIKQKVADMRQQKVAEKYVKEVEQSLGKHGY; translated from the exons atgccGAAAACTATAAAGAATCTGCATGAAGGCATTAAGTATCACAAAATCCGAAAAGGGAGTGAGCCTGGCTGTTACCAGTTACACAG ACCGTCGCAATGTCGCCTCAAGTTCCCAATAACCAACCGGCCGATCCACAAATGCGAGGAGTCGGAACACAAGTACACCATGGTCCCGCAGACCGATGGCTGGCGGCCACTGCTGATTCCCAAGGTCGAGCCGAACTTCTACCCCGCTGTGATGAAGAAGAACGAGTACGAGCGGTTGAAAAAGCAAGCTAGA ATAGTAACCCAAGAGGAACAGATCCAAGCAATGCAAGCACAAGAAGCGGCAATACAAAAAGCTGCAAAAGAATCTGAAGAAAGGAAACAGAGGTTAAAAGAACAGCTCAAACCTCAACCTGGTGCTGAAGCGGCATCGGGCACCGCTGATCCGGAGTTGGAGGGACCAGACCAGGCTGCTCATACGCTGTCGAGAGCTGAAA TACTCCGCGCTAACAACATGCAAGGCCCCAGGCTCTGTAACCGCATCATCCTCGCGTCCAAGTGCCACGCCATCCGTGACGCGCAGATCTCTGAGAAGGACCTCATCAAGAAGGAACTTGATGAAGAAGAGAAGAG ACTAGACGCAATAATGGAGGAGAACCGTCAAGCGGCAGTGCGTCGCGCCGAGGAGGAAGAGGAACGAAGACACCAGCTCCGGCTGCAGAACCTGTCTGCGCTGAAGGAACAAATCAAAGCTCATGAGACTGCCAAG ATAATGGAAGCGGAGCGCATAGAAGAGGAGAGCATCAGAGTGAACCAGGCCAACATCGCGGTGCAGATCGACGAAGCACAGAAATTGAAAGAGAAACATGGCCGACAGGCGAAGCTCAAGGAAATGTTGGATCAAG GTAATGCCGAACTACTGTACTACAAGCAAATTCAGAATGAGGAGGAGCGCATCATGGATCTGCGCATATCCAACTTCCTCAAGCAGAAGCAGGAGCGGGAAGCCAGGAACAGAGCTGAGGCGGAGGCCATCAAAGTTGCCAAGCAGAAAGGCATCGATCACATCGCTAAAGCACAAAAG GCAGAACAAGAGCTGAAGGAGGAGTTAGAACGCATTCGCAACTTGAAGATCCAAGAGGACGTGGAACGTGAATACCGTCGCAAGGAGCGCGAGGCGGCCATCAAGCGCAACAACGAGATGAAGAGGCTGCACGAGGCCAGGGTGCAGCAG atAAACGATATTCACCGTCTAATTGCCAGAGAAATAGCGAAAGATGAGCAGAGCTTCAACAACGCAGCACGTCAGAACGAAGAGTTTATCCGTAAAGAGAAAGAG CTCGTTGAGAAACACAAGGCGCGTGTAGAACAACATCGCCAAGAAATCATGAAACAAATCAACGACAAGGAACGCGCTCG GGCGGAACTTCGTGAGAAGATTCACAACGAAGGTGTGGCGCTGCGCATGGAACAAGAACAGCAAGAAAAATATGAGAGAAGAGTTATCAAACAGaag GTGGCTGACATGAGACAGCAAAAAGTTGCAGAGAAGTATGTGAAAGAAGTAGAGCAATCGCTCGGAAAACATGGCTACTAG
- the LOC123865514 gene encoding uncharacterized protein LOC123865514 isoform X1, with the protein MPRTKRPVRKQEQVGECYEAQNKIDKLVTEMKTKFENQAQIETKDVEMRFKCLLATISAEDLNKTVGQLKAEANQPPQTRQSAAHSSRAVSHDDGYLSGQSSQGSGGKGQTKMLAGPPSVSRTGGRRSRSADASVRSIKTVSRATTQRRRSRSVYRTPAHKMAPPPTAVYKTPAYNHNALTQYPAITPKVAPNTPLTVLRQPRMGEMVFSMSGSPLMANLCNTMKPTDKAHCNIVLQDGTMLSLQPQQLRTSQHVIPFSLMDNTVLHQLKTLKDNLDKVVKLGEKVID; encoded by the exons ATGCCACGCACAAAACGACCTGTACGGAAACAAGAGCAAGTAGGCGAATGCTATGAAGCTCAGAATAAAATCGACAAACTTG TAACAGAAATGAAAACCAAATTTGAAAACCAAGCACAAATAGAAACCAAAGATGTGGAGATGCGCTTCAAGTGTCTCTTGGCAACTATCAGTGCTGAGGATTTGAACAAGACCGTTGGGCAATTG AAAGCAGAAGCAAACCAGCCGCCCCAAACCAGACAATCTGCAGCCCACTCCAGTAGAGCTGTGTCGCATGATGATG GGTACTTGTCAGGCCAGTCCTCGCAGGGCTCCGGGGGCAAGGGGCAGACCAAAATGTTGG CAGGCCCACCCTCAGTATCCCGCACGGGCGGGCGCCGCTCGCGCTCCGCAGACGCCTCCGTGCGCTCCATCAAGACTGTCTCGCGAGCCACCACCCAGCGGCGCCGCTCGCGCTCCGTGTACAGAACCCCCGCGCACAAGATGGCGCCGCCCCCCACCGCCGTGTACAAGACCCCCGCCTACAACCACAACGCGCTCACGCAGTACCCCGCTATCACGCCCAAA GTAGCTCCAAACACCCCGCTGACAGTGCTGCGTCAGCCGCGTATGGGCGAAATGGTGTTTTCCATGTCAGGCTCGCCTCTCATGGCCAACTTGTGCAACAC TATGAAACCCACCGACAAAGCCCACTGCAATATAGTGCTCCAAGACGGGACAATGCTGTCCCTCCAACCGCAGCAGCTGAGAACCTCTCAACACGTCATCCCCTTCTCCCTGATGGATAATACCGTACTGCACCAGCTCAAAACCCTCAAAGATAACCTGGATAAGGTGGTCAAGTTAGGCGAGAAGGTCATTGACTGA
- the LOC123865514 gene encoding uncharacterized protein LOC123865514 isoform X3, protein MPRTKRPVRKQEQVGECYEAQNKIDKLVTEMKTKFENQAQIETKDVEMRFKCLLATISAEDLNKTVGQLKAEANQPPQTRQSAAHSSRAVSHDDGPPSVSRTGGRRSRSADASVRSIKTVSRATTQRRRSRSVYRTPAHKMAPPPTAVYKTPAYNHNALTQYPAITPKVAPNTPLTVLRQPRMGEMVFSMSGSPLMANLCNTMKPTDKAHCNIVLQDGTMLSLQPQQLRTSQHVIPFSLMDNTVLHQLKTLKDNLDKVVKLGEKVID, encoded by the exons ATGCCACGCACAAAACGACCTGTACGGAAACAAGAGCAAGTAGGCGAATGCTATGAAGCTCAGAATAAAATCGACAAACTTG TAACAGAAATGAAAACCAAATTTGAAAACCAAGCACAAATAGAAACCAAAGATGTGGAGATGCGCTTCAAGTGTCTCTTGGCAACTATCAGTGCTGAGGATTTGAACAAGACCGTTGGGCAATTG AAAGCAGAAGCAAACCAGCCGCCCCAAACCAGACAATCTGCAGCCCACTCCAGTAGAGCTGTGTCGCATGATGATG GCCCACCCTCAGTATCCCGCACGGGCGGGCGCCGCTCGCGCTCCGCAGACGCCTCCGTGCGCTCCATCAAGACTGTCTCGCGAGCCACCACCCAGCGGCGCCGCTCGCGCTCCGTGTACAGAACCCCCGCGCACAAGATGGCGCCGCCCCCCACCGCCGTGTACAAGACCCCCGCCTACAACCACAACGCGCTCACGCAGTACCCCGCTATCACGCCCAAA GTAGCTCCAAACACCCCGCTGACAGTGCTGCGTCAGCCGCGTATGGGCGAAATGGTGTTTTCCATGTCAGGCTCGCCTCTCATGGCCAACTTGTGCAACAC TATGAAACCCACCGACAAAGCCCACTGCAATATAGTGCTCCAAGACGGGACAATGCTGTCCCTCCAACCGCAGCAGCTGAGAACCTCTCAACACGTCATCCCCTTCTCCCTGATGGATAATACCGTACTGCACCAGCTCAAAACCCTCAAAGATAACCTGGATAAGGTGGTCAAGTTAGGCGAGAAGGTCATTGACTGA
- the LOC123865514 gene encoding uncharacterized protein LOC123865514 isoform X2 → MPRTKRPVRKQEQVGECYEAQNKIDKLVTEMKTKFENQAQIETKDVEMRFKCLLATISAEDLNKTVGQLKAEANQPPQTRQSAAHSSRAVSHDDGYLSGQSSQGSGGKGQTKMLGPPSVSRTGGRRSRSADASVRSIKTVSRATTQRRRSRSVYRTPAHKMAPPPTAVYKTPAYNHNALTQYPAITPKVAPNTPLTVLRQPRMGEMVFSMSGSPLMANLCNTMKPTDKAHCNIVLQDGTMLSLQPQQLRTSQHVIPFSLMDNTVLHQLKTLKDNLDKVVKLGEKVID, encoded by the exons ATGCCACGCACAAAACGACCTGTACGGAAACAAGAGCAAGTAGGCGAATGCTATGAAGCTCAGAATAAAATCGACAAACTTG TAACAGAAATGAAAACCAAATTTGAAAACCAAGCACAAATAGAAACCAAAGATGTGGAGATGCGCTTCAAGTGTCTCTTGGCAACTATCAGTGCTGAGGATTTGAACAAGACCGTTGGGCAATTG AAAGCAGAAGCAAACCAGCCGCCCCAAACCAGACAATCTGCAGCCCACTCCAGTAGAGCTGTGTCGCATGATGATG GGTACTTGTCAGGCCAGTCCTCGCAGGGCTCCGGGGGCAAGGGGCAGACCAAAATGTTGG GCCCACCCTCAGTATCCCGCACGGGCGGGCGCCGCTCGCGCTCCGCAGACGCCTCCGTGCGCTCCATCAAGACTGTCTCGCGAGCCACCACCCAGCGGCGCCGCTCGCGCTCCGTGTACAGAACCCCCGCGCACAAGATGGCGCCGCCCCCCACCGCCGTGTACAAGACCCCCGCCTACAACCACAACGCGCTCACGCAGTACCCCGCTATCACGCCCAAA GTAGCTCCAAACACCCCGCTGACAGTGCTGCGTCAGCCGCGTATGGGCGAAATGGTGTTTTCCATGTCAGGCTCGCCTCTCATGGCCAACTTGTGCAACAC TATGAAACCCACCGACAAAGCCCACTGCAATATAGTGCTCCAAGACGGGACAATGCTGTCCCTCCAACCGCAGCAGCTGAGAACCTCTCAACACGTCATCCCCTTCTCCCTGATGGATAATACCGTACTGCACCAGCTCAAAACCCTCAAAGATAACCTGGATAAGGTGGTCAAGTTAGGCGAGAAGGTCATTGACTGA